The Erythrolamprus reginae isolate rEryReg1 chromosome 3, rEryReg1.hap1, whole genome shotgun sequence genome contains a region encoding:
- the KLHL38 gene encoding kelch-like protein 38, which yields MEDNSLQGLLFRDQDFSSDLLKQLNVLRQNRILTDVLLCTNDTEIPCHKNVLVSSSPYFKAMFCNNFKESLQEKVNLHGMDSSILHSIILYVYTGEILMTPENIRSLMETASMLQYMKLFEACSAYLQDQLSPENCLSLSRLSEILHCRDLNQKAKAMALRRFPEVATSEDLKELCILELIDYLGNDELCGEEEQVFEAIMVWVRHDLQARQGYIQDLFQKVRLQYVHPTFFFRFIANDSLIQSSPACQNILELANKQMFSLYSVSAPDVKPLWHVPRRDSCREFLLLIGGRKDNQQTTRDVLLYDENTNQWLSLAKYPTRLYKASAVSLHSNVYLLGGIPVGNGRTQVSNNVYIFSLKLNQWRPIEPMLMARYSHRSAAYKNYIFAIGGIGVTQEILNSMERYDSIYNIWEDMANIPTAVLHPAVSAKDQRIYLFGGEDLMQNPVRLIQVYHVSRNMWFRMETRMVKNVCAPAVLIGDRIFIVGGYTRRVIAYDTKENKFVKCADMKERRMHHGVTALNGKLYLTGGRCLTPDNAIVDSDSLDCYDPLTDTWCSKGKLPHRLFDHGCLTLQCVPYANFMGEGNGRKTFP from the exons ATGGAAGACAACTCTCTCCAAGGCTTGCTATTCCGGGACCAAGATTTTTCCTCCGATCTCCTAAAGCAGCTGAACGTCTTGCGACAAAACAGAATCCTCACCGACGTCCTTCTGTGCACAAACGACACTGAAATCCCTTGCCACAAGAATGTCCTTGTCTCAAGCAGCCCCTATTTCAAAGCCATGTTTTGCAACAACTTTAAGGAGAGCCTCCAGGAGAAGGTCAACCTTCACGGCATGGATTCAAGCATCCTGCATTCGATTATCCTTTATGTCTACACGGGAGAGATCCTCATGACTCCCGAGAACATTCGGAGTCTCATGGAGACGGCTTCCATGCTCCAGTACATGAAACTCTTTGAAGCCTGTTCGGCTTACCTCCAGGATCAGCTTTCTCCGGAAAATTGTCTGAGTTTGAGCAGGCTTTCGGAAATCCTCCACTGTCGGGACCTTAATCAAAAAGCGAAAGCTATGGCTCTAAGGCGTTTCCCGGAAGTAGCCACTTCTGAAGACCTCAAAGAACTTTGTATATTAGAGTTGATAGACTATCTTGGGAATGACGAGCTTTGCGGAGAGGAGGAACAGGTTTTTGAGGCTATCATGGTGTGGGTAAGGCATGACCTTCAAGCACGGCAAGGCTATATTCAAGACTTGTTCCAAAAAGTGAGGCTTCAGTATGTccatcccaccttcttcttccgcTTCATAGCCAACGACTCTCTCATCCAGTCATCCCCCGCCTGTCAAAATATCCTAGAACTTGCAAATAAGCAGATGTTTTCGTTGTATAGTGTCAGTGCCCCTGACGTCAAACCCCTCTGGCATGTTCCCCGACGCGATTCCTGTCGGGAATTCCTACTCTTAATCGGGGGTCGCAAAGACAACCAACAAACCACAAGAGACGTCTTGCTGTACGACGAGAATACGAACCAATGGTTGAGCCTTGCCAAGTACCCAACCCGTCTCTACAAGGCCTCGGCAGTGAGTCTGCACAGTAATGTCTATCTTCTGGGGGGGATTCCAGTAGGTAACGGGAGGACCCAAGTCAGCAATAACGTTTACATCTTCTCGCTCAAACTTAATCAGTGGAGGCCGATAGAGCCCATGTTAATGGCACGTTACTCCCATAGAAGCGCGGCCTACAAAAACTATATCTTTGCCATTGGCGGCATCGGCGTGACCCAGGAAATCTTAAATTCCATGGAGAGGTACGACAGCATCTACAACATTTGGGAAGACATGGCCAATATTCCCACTGCGGTTCTGCATCCCGCTGTGTCTGCCAAAGACCAGCGCATCTACCTGTTCGGCGGGGAAGACTTGATGCAAAACCCAGTCAGGCTAATCCAG GTGTATCATGTGTCTAGGAATATGTGGTTCCGAATGGAGACCAGGATGGTGAAAAATGTCTGTGCACCAGCAGTTTTGATTGGAGACCGGATTTTTATCGTTGGAG GATACACCCGAAGAGTAATCGCTTATGATACCAAGGAAAATAAATTTGTGAAATGTGCAGATATGAAGGAAAGGCGAATGCACCACGGGGTCACTGCCCTCAACGGGAAGCTGTATTTGACCGGGGGACGCTGTCTAACCCCGGATAACGCCATCGTGGACTCGGATTCCCTGGACTGCTACGACCCTCTGACAGATACCTGGTGTTCGAAGGGGAAACTACCCCATAGATTGTTTGACCACGGATGCCTTACACTCCAGTGTGTGCCTTACGCCAACTTCATGGGagaagggaatggaaggaaaaCGTTTCCCTAA